The following proteins are encoded in a genomic region of Elgaria multicarinata webbii isolate HBS135686 ecotype San Diego chromosome 16, rElgMul1.1.pri, whole genome shotgun sequence:
- the PCLAF gene encoding PCNA-associated factor: protein MPVVAARAPRKVLGSGNANVSSSPTSRKAESKYTGGNPVCVRPIPPWQKGIGEFFCQSSKHSEKENQVSDDEEPGCSGIEKHRRKARPLPPYSTEHEASSEEEQM from the exons ATGCCAGTGGTAGCTGCGAGGGCACCCCGGAAAGTCCTGGGCTCTGGAAATGCTAATGTGAGTTCCTCTCCTACATCACGGAAAG CTGAGAGTAAGTACACGGGTGGCAACCCAGTGTGCGTGAGACCAATTCCGCCATGGCAAAAAGGAATTGGAGAATTCTTCTGTCAGTCCTCAAAGCATTCAGAGAAAGAGAACCAGGTCTCTGACGATGAGGAGCCAGGATGCAGCGGAATAGAAAAGCATAGACGAAA AGCCCGTCCTCTGCCTCCTTACTCTACAGAACATGAAGCATCCTCGGAAGAGGAACAAATGTGA